In Paralichthys olivaceus isolate ysfri-2021 chromosome 13, ASM2471397v2, whole genome shotgun sequence, the following are encoded in one genomic region:
- the LOC109633028 gene encoding NF-kappa-B inhibitor delta isoform X4 produces the protein MHFDKSPKEKPCCTLPTVKKLLEEKRRRESSPVPTSCSAASTSPGPSNTVTLSSSEVFTCTGASSSSYSDMAVSFEPWTSAPEPTLGFYGNDPGPSYTPAFSLPMSSEYSTQQQLSGFADTMTYDCQMPVAEPTSSWSPLGLSQNTQMSFGSSMDATKLEEARMLLSGMDYSRTTGQDEDGDTILHIYTAKGLRECAFAAAERLRDVGRLDAKEHKGKTALLVAVTANQPEIVQDLLSLGAEVNACDVNGQTALHLAAHYGFPEVLQAVLFSRRAVNLEACNFDGMTPLHCAAISHSATMKVLSTTGLTDVGLQSKAAEKLTCVQMLLNKGASLCSQEIKSNKTVLHLAVKEGNIDLVCYLLRIPLPNIKDFVNMKAHGHTALHMAAGLHGNPHQEEILRLLLRRGADPSIRNLENDQPAHLLQSGPQGEQLKLLLKKRSASSRRRYMSLQDQE, from the exons ATGCACTTTGATAAAT CACCAAAGGAGAAGCCGTGTTGCACTCTGCCCACAGTGAAGAAACTcttggaggagaagaggaggcgTGAGTCATCGCCTGTGCCAACGTCCTGCTCTGCAGCGAGCACAAGTCCTGGTCCCTCAAACACTGTGACA TTGTCCTCGTCAGAAGTATTTACCTGTACAG GTGCATCATCAAGCAGCTACTCAGACATGGCAGTGAGCTTTGAGCCGTGGACCTCAGCCCCAGAACCAACACTCGGTTTCTATGGCAACGATCCAGGACCCAGCTACACTCCAGCCTTCAGCCTCCCCATGTCGTCAGAAtacagcacacagcagcagctctctggaTTTGCAGACACAATGACATAT GATTGCCAGATGCCTGTAGCAGAACCCACTTCATCTTGGTCACCTCTGGGTCTGAGTCAGAACACGCAGATGAGTTTCGGTTCGTCGATGGATGCCACCAAACTGGAAGAGGCCAGGATGCTGCTCAGCGGGATGGATTACAGCAGAACCACCGGGCAGGACGAAGACGGAGACAC CATCCTGCACATCTACACTGCCAAGGGACTCAGGGAGTGTGcctttgctgctgcagagcggCTGAGGGATGTGGGGAGGCTGGACGCCAAAGAACACAAGGGAAAG ACTGCCTTACTGGTGGCAGTGACTGCAAACCAGCCAGAGATTGTACAAGATTTACTGTCACTGGGAGCGGAAGTCAATGCTTGTGATGTCAATGGACAAACTGCCCTGCATCTGGCCGCCCACTATGGTTTCCCAGAGGTTCTGCAG GCAGTTCTGTTCAGCAGACGTGCTGTCAACCTGGAGGCCTGCAATTTTGACG GTATGACTCCTCTGCACTGTGCAGCCATCTCTCACAGTGCCACCATGAAGGTTTTGTCCACCACTGGTCTGACGGATGTTGGTCTTCAAAGCAAGGCAGCGGAGAAGCTCACCTGTGTGCAGATGCTGCTCAATAAAGGGGCGTCCTTGTGCAGCCAG GAAATCAAAAGTAACAAAACTGTGCTGCACTTGGCTGTGAAGGAGGGGAACATCGATCTGGTGTGTTATCTGCTGAGGATTCCCCTGCCCAACATCAAAGACTTTGTCAACATGAAA GCTCATGGTCACACAGCTTTACACATGGCCGCTGGTCTCCATGGTAACCCCCACCAGGAGGAAATCCTGCggctgctgctgaggagaggagctgaTCCCAGCATCCGCAACCTGGAAAACGACCAGCCGGCTCACCTGCTGCAGAGCGGCCCCCAGGGAGAGCAG ctcaagctgctgctgaagaaacGGAGCGCCTCATCCCGTCGACGCTACATGTCCTTGCAGGACCAGGAATGA
- the LOC109633028 gene encoding NF-kappa-B inhibitor delta isoform X2, protein MHFDKSPKEKPCCTLPTVKKLLEEKRRRESSPVPTSCSAASTSPGPSNTVTQLSSSEVFTCTGASSSSYSDMAVSFEPWTSAPEPTLGFYGNDPGPSYTPAFSLPMSSEYSTQQQLSGFADTMTYDCQMPVAEPTSSWSPLGLSQNTQMSFGSSMDATKLEEARMLLSGMDYSRTTGQDEDGDTILHIYTAKGLRECAFAAAERLRDVGRLDAKEHKGKTALLVAVTANQPEIVQDLLSLGAEVNACDVNGQTALHLAAHYGFPEVLQAVLFSRRAVNLEACNFDGMTPLHCAAISHSATMKVLSTTGLTDVGLQSKAAEKLTCVQMLLNKGASLCSQEIKSNKTVLHLAVKEGNIDLVCYLLRIPLPNIKDFVNMKAHGHTALHMAAGLHGNPHQEEILRLLLRRGADPSIRNLENDQPAHLLQSGPQGEQLKLLLKKRSASSRRRYMSLQDQE, encoded by the exons ATGCACTTTGATAAAT CACCAAAGGAGAAGCCGTGTTGCACTCTGCCCACAGTGAAGAAACTcttggaggagaagaggaggcgTGAGTCATCGCCTGTGCCAACGTCCTGCTCTGCAGCGAGCACAAGTCCTGGTCCCTCAAACACTGTGACA CAGTTGTCCTCGTCAGAAGTATTTACCTGTACAG GTGCATCATCAAGCAGCTACTCAGACATGGCAGTGAGCTTTGAGCCGTGGACCTCAGCCCCAGAACCAACACTCGGTTTCTATGGCAACGATCCAGGACCCAGCTACACTCCAGCCTTCAGCCTCCCCATGTCGTCAGAAtacagcacacagcagcagctctctggaTTTGCAGACACAATGACATAT GATTGCCAGATGCCTGTAGCAGAACCCACTTCATCTTGGTCACCTCTGGGTCTGAGTCAGAACACGCAGATGAGTTTCGGTTCGTCGATGGATGCCACCAAACTGGAAGAGGCCAGGATGCTGCTCAGCGGGATGGATTACAGCAGAACCACCGGGCAGGACGAAGACGGAGACAC CATCCTGCACATCTACACTGCCAAGGGACTCAGGGAGTGTGcctttgctgctgcagagcggCTGAGGGATGTGGGGAGGCTGGACGCCAAAGAACACAAGGGAAAG ACTGCCTTACTGGTGGCAGTGACTGCAAACCAGCCAGAGATTGTACAAGATTTACTGTCACTGGGAGCGGAAGTCAATGCTTGTGATGTCAATGGACAAACTGCCCTGCATCTGGCCGCCCACTATGGTTTCCCAGAGGTTCTGCAG GCAGTTCTGTTCAGCAGACGTGCTGTCAACCTGGAGGCCTGCAATTTTGACG GTATGACTCCTCTGCACTGTGCAGCCATCTCTCACAGTGCCACCATGAAGGTTTTGTCCACCACTGGTCTGACGGATGTTGGTCTTCAAAGCAAGGCAGCGGAGAAGCTCACCTGTGTGCAGATGCTGCTCAATAAAGGGGCGTCCTTGTGCAGCCAG GAAATCAAAAGTAACAAAACTGTGCTGCACTTGGCTGTGAAGGAGGGGAACATCGATCTGGTGTGTTATCTGCTGAGGATTCCCCTGCCCAACATCAAAGACTTTGTCAACATGAAA GCTCATGGTCACACAGCTTTACACATGGCCGCTGGTCTCCATGGTAACCCCCACCAGGAGGAAATCCTGCggctgctgctgaggagaggagctgaTCCCAGCATCCGCAACCTGGAAAACGACCAGCCGGCTCACCTGCTGCAGAGCGGCCCCCAGGGAGAGCAG ctcaagctgctgctgaagaaacGGAGCGCCTCATCCCGTCGACGCTACATGTCCTTGCAGGACCAGGAATGA
- the LOC109633028 gene encoding NF-kappa-B inhibitor delta isoform X1: MHFDKSPKEKPCCTLPTVKKLLEEKRRRESSPVPTSCSAASTSPGPSNTVTQLSSSEVFTCTGASSSSYSDMAVSFEPWTSAPEPTLGFYGNDPGPSYTPAFSLPMSSEYSTQQQLSGFADTMTYQDCQMPVAEPTSSWSPLGLSQNTQMSFGSSMDATKLEEARMLLSGMDYSRTTGQDEDGDTILHIYTAKGLRECAFAAAERLRDVGRLDAKEHKGKTALLVAVTANQPEIVQDLLSLGAEVNACDVNGQTALHLAAHYGFPEVLQAVLFSRRAVNLEACNFDGMTPLHCAAISHSATMKVLSTTGLTDVGLQSKAAEKLTCVQMLLNKGASLCSQEIKSNKTVLHLAVKEGNIDLVCYLLRIPLPNIKDFVNMKAHGHTALHMAAGLHGNPHQEEILRLLLRRGADPSIRNLENDQPAHLLQSGPQGEQLKLLLKKRSASSRRRYMSLQDQE; encoded by the exons ATGCACTTTGATAAAT CACCAAAGGAGAAGCCGTGTTGCACTCTGCCCACAGTGAAGAAACTcttggaggagaagaggaggcgTGAGTCATCGCCTGTGCCAACGTCCTGCTCTGCAGCGAGCACAAGTCCTGGTCCCTCAAACACTGTGACA CAGTTGTCCTCGTCAGAAGTATTTACCTGTACAG GTGCATCATCAAGCAGCTACTCAGACATGGCAGTGAGCTTTGAGCCGTGGACCTCAGCCCCAGAACCAACACTCGGTTTCTATGGCAACGATCCAGGACCCAGCTACACTCCAGCCTTCAGCCTCCCCATGTCGTCAGAAtacagcacacagcagcagctctctggaTTTGCAGACACAATGACATAT CAGGATTGCCAGATGCCTGTAGCAGAACCCACTTCATCTTGGTCACCTCTGGGTCTGAGTCAGAACACGCAGATGAGTTTCGGTTCGTCGATGGATGCCACCAAACTGGAAGAGGCCAGGATGCTGCTCAGCGGGATGGATTACAGCAGAACCACCGGGCAGGACGAAGACGGAGACAC CATCCTGCACATCTACACTGCCAAGGGACTCAGGGAGTGTGcctttgctgctgcagagcggCTGAGGGATGTGGGGAGGCTGGACGCCAAAGAACACAAGGGAAAG ACTGCCTTACTGGTGGCAGTGACTGCAAACCAGCCAGAGATTGTACAAGATTTACTGTCACTGGGAGCGGAAGTCAATGCTTGTGATGTCAATGGACAAACTGCCCTGCATCTGGCCGCCCACTATGGTTTCCCAGAGGTTCTGCAG GCAGTTCTGTTCAGCAGACGTGCTGTCAACCTGGAGGCCTGCAATTTTGACG GTATGACTCCTCTGCACTGTGCAGCCATCTCTCACAGTGCCACCATGAAGGTTTTGTCCACCACTGGTCTGACGGATGTTGGTCTTCAAAGCAAGGCAGCGGAGAAGCTCACCTGTGTGCAGATGCTGCTCAATAAAGGGGCGTCCTTGTGCAGCCAG GAAATCAAAAGTAACAAAACTGTGCTGCACTTGGCTGTGAAGGAGGGGAACATCGATCTGGTGTGTTATCTGCTGAGGATTCCCCTGCCCAACATCAAAGACTTTGTCAACATGAAA GCTCATGGTCACACAGCTTTACACATGGCCGCTGGTCTCCATGGTAACCCCCACCAGGAGGAAATCCTGCggctgctgctgaggagaggagctgaTCCCAGCATCCGCAACCTGGAAAACGACCAGCCGGCTCACCTGCTGCAGAGCGGCCCCCAGGGAGAGCAG ctcaagctgctgctgaagaaacGGAGCGCCTCATCCCGTCGACGCTACATGTCCTTGCAGGACCAGGAATGA
- the LOC109633028 gene encoding NF-kappa-B inhibitor delta isoform X3 — MHFDKSPKEKPCCTLPTVKKLLEEKRRRESSPVPTSCSAASTSPGPSNTVTLSSSEVFTCTGASSSSYSDMAVSFEPWTSAPEPTLGFYGNDPGPSYTPAFSLPMSSEYSTQQQLSGFADTMTYQDCQMPVAEPTSSWSPLGLSQNTQMSFGSSMDATKLEEARMLLSGMDYSRTTGQDEDGDTILHIYTAKGLRECAFAAAERLRDVGRLDAKEHKGKTALLVAVTANQPEIVQDLLSLGAEVNACDVNGQTALHLAAHYGFPEVLQAVLFSRRAVNLEACNFDGMTPLHCAAISHSATMKVLSTTGLTDVGLQSKAAEKLTCVQMLLNKGASLCSQEIKSNKTVLHLAVKEGNIDLVCYLLRIPLPNIKDFVNMKAHGHTALHMAAGLHGNPHQEEILRLLLRRGADPSIRNLENDQPAHLLQSGPQGEQLKLLLKKRSASSRRRYMSLQDQE; from the exons ATGCACTTTGATAAAT CACCAAAGGAGAAGCCGTGTTGCACTCTGCCCACAGTGAAGAAACTcttggaggagaagaggaggcgTGAGTCATCGCCTGTGCCAACGTCCTGCTCTGCAGCGAGCACAAGTCCTGGTCCCTCAAACACTGTGACA TTGTCCTCGTCAGAAGTATTTACCTGTACAG GTGCATCATCAAGCAGCTACTCAGACATGGCAGTGAGCTTTGAGCCGTGGACCTCAGCCCCAGAACCAACACTCGGTTTCTATGGCAACGATCCAGGACCCAGCTACACTCCAGCCTTCAGCCTCCCCATGTCGTCAGAAtacagcacacagcagcagctctctggaTTTGCAGACACAATGACATAT CAGGATTGCCAGATGCCTGTAGCAGAACCCACTTCATCTTGGTCACCTCTGGGTCTGAGTCAGAACACGCAGATGAGTTTCGGTTCGTCGATGGATGCCACCAAACTGGAAGAGGCCAGGATGCTGCTCAGCGGGATGGATTACAGCAGAACCACCGGGCAGGACGAAGACGGAGACAC CATCCTGCACATCTACACTGCCAAGGGACTCAGGGAGTGTGcctttgctgctgcagagcggCTGAGGGATGTGGGGAGGCTGGACGCCAAAGAACACAAGGGAAAG ACTGCCTTACTGGTGGCAGTGACTGCAAACCAGCCAGAGATTGTACAAGATTTACTGTCACTGGGAGCGGAAGTCAATGCTTGTGATGTCAATGGACAAACTGCCCTGCATCTGGCCGCCCACTATGGTTTCCCAGAGGTTCTGCAG GCAGTTCTGTTCAGCAGACGTGCTGTCAACCTGGAGGCCTGCAATTTTGACG GTATGACTCCTCTGCACTGTGCAGCCATCTCTCACAGTGCCACCATGAAGGTTTTGTCCACCACTGGTCTGACGGATGTTGGTCTTCAAAGCAAGGCAGCGGAGAAGCTCACCTGTGTGCAGATGCTGCTCAATAAAGGGGCGTCCTTGTGCAGCCAG GAAATCAAAAGTAACAAAACTGTGCTGCACTTGGCTGTGAAGGAGGGGAACATCGATCTGGTGTGTTATCTGCTGAGGATTCCCCTGCCCAACATCAAAGACTTTGTCAACATGAAA GCTCATGGTCACACAGCTTTACACATGGCCGCTGGTCTCCATGGTAACCCCCACCAGGAGGAAATCCTGCggctgctgctgaggagaggagctgaTCCCAGCATCCGCAACCTGGAAAACGACCAGCCGGCTCACCTGCTGCAGAGCGGCCCCCAGGGAGAGCAG ctcaagctgctgctgaagaaacGGAGCGCCTCATCCCGTCGACGCTACATGTCCTTGCAGGACCAGGAATGA
- the hcst gene encoding hematopoietic cell signal transducer, which yields MAHNKYFMVGLFFFCNLAVAFADNTTCWRIEPWTIAGIIFTDVLLTLIIVAVTYRCASNRREKLENAHKVYMNVRANCKS from the exons ATGGCACACAACAAATACTTTATGGTtgggctgtttttcttttgca aTTTGGCTGTGGCATTTGCAG ACAACACTACATGCTGGAGGATTGAGCCCTGGACAATAGCGGGCATCATCTTCACAGACGTGTTGTTGACCCTCATCATCGTCGCTGTCACGTACCGTTGTGCCAGCAATCGGCGTGAAAAGTTAGAAAATG CTCACAAAGTGTACATGAATGTACGAGCCAACTGCAAGAGCTGA
- the tyrobp gene encoding TYRO protein tyrosine kinase-binding protein: protein MFEAVCIVGSLFGSAEGQQGCESCYLINMGSVVAIIASDIILTIFIAVSVFCFAIYHKRRREWDSPDGRRNLPSSASKKMAAEVTESPYQELHGVQSDVYSELQHFRK, encoded by the exons ATGTTTGAAGCTGTCTGTATTGTGGGTTCATTGTTTG GTTCTGCAGAAGGACAACAAG GATGTGAGTCCTGTTACCTGATAAACATGGGGTCTGTGGTGGCCATTATTGCCTCTGACATTATCTTAACCATCTTCATTGCTGTTTCCGTGTTCTGCTTCGCGATTTAtcacaagaggaggagagagtgggaTTCTCCTGATG GTAGAAGAAACCTGCCGTCATCTGCATCAAAGAAAATGGCAGCAGAGGTCACAGAATCTCCCTACCAG GAGTTACATGGAGTCCAGTCAGATGTGTACAGTGAGCTTCAGCACTTTAGGAAAtga